The following proteins come from a genomic window of Streptomyces sp. NBC_00539:
- a CDS encoding DoxX family membrane protein — MAVLRKLARPLLAAPFVTGGLRTLRRPEAVAELAQPVVRAVGKRIPAFAGDPMKLVRVNSAVQAGAGLLFATGRAPRLAALTLAATLVPTTLIDHAFWTVEDPEERARRRAHFMTDLSALGGLLIAAADTHGKPSLAYRSRHALDHRHPVRAVRRPVEAAAASTTARVKAAAHGSR, encoded by the coding sequence ATGGCTGTCCTTCGAAAGCTCGCCCGCCCCCTGCTGGCCGCCCCGTTCGTCACCGGCGGGCTGCGCACCCTGCGCCGCCCCGAGGCCGTGGCGGAACTCGCCCAACCCGTCGTACGGGCGGTCGGGAAACGCATCCCGGCGTTCGCCGGGGACCCGATGAAACTGGTACGCGTCAACAGCGCGGTCCAGGCCGGGGCCGGCCTGCTGTTCGCGACGGGGCGTGCGCCCCGTCTGGCCGCGCTGACGCTCGCCGCCACCCTGGTACCGACCACCCTCATCGACCACGCCTTCTGGACGGTGGAGGACCCGGAGGAGCGTGCACGCCGGCGCGCCCACTTCATGACGGACCTCTCCGCACTGGGAGGGCTGCTCATCGCCGCCGCGGACACCCACGGCAAGCCCTCGCTCGCCTACCGGTCCCGGCACGCGCTCGACCACCGGCATCCGGTGCGGGCCGTCCGCCGCCCCGTCGAGGCGGCCGCGGCGAGTACCACCGCCCGCGTCAAGGCCGCGGCGCACGGTTCCCGCTGA
- a CDS encoding TetR/AcrR family transcriptional regulator → MDGSPRPQPTEHPRNAAATRLRLLEAAADLFAERGYARTTVRAIAERAGANQALLFRYFGTKHGLLTEVVARGGLEQLHATAPQDLFETALRSLLTRSAAGTDRSLEVYLRSVGRGDEASGTLRELGAAYQKALARLSASDDGALRADLAMAWLLGIGLMRTVAPREPLAGADPDTVCRLVLAALDRFWTAPGDGPRRGAGD, encoded by the coding sequence GTGGACGGATCGCCCCGGCCCCAGCCCACGGAGCACCCCCGGAACGCCGCGGCCACCCGTCTGCGGCTGCTCGAAGCCGCAGCCGACCTGTTCGCCGAACGGGGCTACGCGCGCACCACGGTCCGGGCGATAGCCGAGCGTGCCGGAGCCAACCAGGCGCTCCTGTTCCGCTATTTCGGCACCAAGCACGGGCTGTTGACGGAAGTCGTCGCCCGAGGTGGCCTGGAGCAACTGCACGCGACCGCGCCTCAAGACCTGTTCGAGACGGCGCTGCGTTCGCTGCTGACGCGCAGCGCGGCGGGGACCGACCGCTCCCTGGAGGTGTACCTGCGGTCCGTCGGGCGGGGCGACGAGGCCAGCGGGACCCTGCGGGAGCTGGGCGCGGCGTACCAGAAGGCGCTGGCCCGGCTCTCCGCCTCCGATGACGGGGCCCTGCGCGCCGACCTGGCGATGGCCTGGCTGCTGGGAATCGGCCTGATGCGGACGGTCGCCCCACGCGAGCCCCTCGCCGGCGCCGATCCGGACACCGTCTGCCGGCTCGTGCTGGCCGCCCTCGACCGGTTCTGGACCGCGCCGGGGGACGGGCCGCGCCGGGGCGCCGGCGATTAG
- a CDS encoding MarR family winged helix-turn-helix transcriptional regulator — MTAFARRARSAAARMHPELSLVSFTLLSHLEERAGCRASDLAAHYALDKSTVSRQVAALERAGLVVRRTDPEDHRVHVLELSPAGAATLARTVRERRAMFDERLADWHPDDLDRFAAYLLRYNEQPAHERPAHPPGMPPGN; from the coding sequence ATGACCGCGTTCGCCCGGCGGGCCCGGTCGGCAGCCGCGCGGATGCACCCAGAACTCTCCTTGGTGTCGTTCACCTTGCTCAGCCATCTGGAGGAGCGCGCCGGCTGCCGGGCCTCCGACCTCGCCGCCCACTACGCGCTGGACAAGTCGACGGTGAGCCGCCAGGTCGCCGCCCTGGAGCGGGCCGGGCTGGTGGTGCGGCGCACCGACCCGGAGGACCATCGGGTACACGTACTGGAACTCTCCCCCGCGGGCGCCGCGACCCTGGCGAGGACGGTCAGGGAGCGGCGGGCCATGTTCGACGAGCGGCTCGCGGACTGGCACCCCGACGACCTCGACCGCTTCGCCGCCTACCTGCTCCGCTACAACGAGCAGCCCGCTCACGAGCGGCCCGCGCACCCGCCGGGAATGCCGCCCGGTAATTAG
- a CDS encoding NHLP family bacteriocin export ABC transporter peptidase/permease/ATPase subunit: MTTPTTTPARRSSRRKPAPAPKGRTPRAVRTPTVLQMEAVECGAAALAMVLGHHGRFVPLEELRIACGVSRDGSRAANLLRAARGYGLQAKGMQMDLAALAGVRPAAILFWEFNHYVVYDGMGRRFGRRGVYVNDPAKGRRFVPMDEFDTSFTGVVLTFEPGAGFRRSGRKPGVLGALPARLRGTSASMLAAVLSSLLLVAVGATVPALSRTYIDMFLIGEQTSLLGVLFASMAVALALTAVLTWLQQANLLRGRIISSTLGSARFLRHLLRLPVTFFSQRNPADLVQRLQSNDAVAETLARDLAAAGVDAVVVVLYAVLLWAYDPGLTLVGVLMALLNLVALRIVIRLRATGTQKLRAENARLTNTSYSGLQLIETMKATGGENGFFRRWAGQHAVTLDVQQRLGVPSAWLAIVAPTLAALNSALILMIGGLRAVEGHLSVGLLVAFQALVTSFTAPITRLGGVAGRIQDFAADVARLKDVENFPVDPLYSRREPPAATRRLRGHVELEHVTFGYNPLDAPLLKDFSLTVGPGRQVALVGGSGSGKSTVSRLMSGLHAPWEGVIRIDGMRLEDIPRGALAASVSFVDQDVFLFEGTIRDNVALWDPSLTDEAVIAALRDAAVYDVVARRAGGIHSRVEQDGRNFSGGQRQRLEIARALVRRPSVLVLDEVTSALDAATERMVMDSLRRRGCACVVIAHRLSTVRDSDEIVVLDRGTVVERGRHEELLARQGAYAALVKEH; this comes from the coding sequence GTGACCACCCCCACGACCACCCCCGCCCGGCGCTCCTCCCGCCGCAAGCCCGCGCCCGCCCCCAAGGGACGCACCCCCCGCGCCGTGCGCACCCCCACCGTGCTCCAGATGGAGGCCGTGGAGTGCGGCGCCGCAGCCCTCGCCATGGTGCTCGGCCACCACGGCCGCTTCGTCCCCCTGGAGGAACTGCGCATCGCCTGCGGCGTCTCCCGCGACGGCTCCCGCGCCGCCAACCTCCTGCGTGCCGCCCGTGGTTACGGCCTCCAGGCCAAAGGCATGCAGATGGACCTCGCCGCGCTCGCCGGGGTGCGGCCCGCGGCCATCCTCTTCTGGGAGTTCAACCACTACGTCGTCTACGACGGCATGGGCCGTCGCTTCGGCCGCAGGGGCGTGTACGTCAACGACCCCGCCAAAGGCCGCAGGTTCGTACCGATGGACGAGTTCGACACCAGCTTCACCGGCGTCGTGCTCACCTTCGAACCCGGTGCGGGCTTCCGCCGCTCCGGCCGCAAGCCCGGCGTCCTGGGCGCCCTGCCCGCCCGGCTGCGCGGCACGTCCGCCTCGATGCTCGCCGCGGTGCTCTCCAGCCTCCTGCTGGTGGCCGTCGGCGCGACGGTGCCCGCGCTGAGCCGCACGTACATCGACATGTTCCTGATCGGGGAGCAGACCTCCCTGCTCGGAGTGCTGTTCGCCTCGATGGCGGTGGCCCTGGCCCTCACGGCGGTCCTCACCTGGCTCCAGCAGGCCAACCTGCTGCGCGGGCGCATCATCTCCTCCACCCTCGGCAGCGCCCGCTTCCTGCGGCACCTGCTGAGGCTGCCCGTCACGTTCTTCTCCCAACGCAACCCGGCCGACCTGGTCCAGCGCCTCCAGTCCAACGACGCCGTCGCCGAAACCCTCGCCCGGGACCTGGCCGCCGCAGGGGTCGACGCCGTGGTGGTCGTCCTCTACGCCGTGCTGCTGTGGGCCTACGATCCCGGGCTCACCCTCGTCGGCGTACTGATGGCGCTGCTGAACCTGGTGGCGCTGCGGATCGTGATCCGGCTGCGCGCCACCGGCACCCAGAAGCTGCGCGCGGAGAACGCCCGGCTCACCAACACCTCGTACAGCGGCCTCCAGCTCATCGAGACGATGAAGGCCACCGGCGGCGAGAACGGCTTCTTCCGGCGCTGGGCGGGCCAGCACGCCGTCACCCTCGACGTGCAGCAGCGGCTCGGCGTACCGAGCGCGTGGCTGGCGATCGTCGCGCCCACACTGGCCGCGCTCAACAGCGCGTTGATCCTGATGATCGGCGGCCTGCGCGCCGTGGAGGGGCACCTCTCCGTCGGTCTGCTCGTCGCCTTCCAGGCCCTGGTCACCAGCTTCACCGCCCCCATCACCCGCCTGGGCGGCGTCGCCGGGCGCATCCAGGACTTCGCGGCCGACGTGGCCCGCCTCAAGGACGTCGAGAACTTCCCCGTCGACCCGCTGTACTCGCGCCGCGAGCCCCCCGCCGCGACCCGCCGCCTCAGGGGCCACGTGGAGCTGGAGCACGTCACCTTCGGCTACAACCCGCTGGACGCCCCGCTGCTCAAGGACTTCTCCCTCACGGTCGGCCCCGGACGGCAGGTCGCGCTCGTCGGGGGCTCCGGCAGCGGCAAGTCCACCGTCTCGCGGCTGATGTCCGGCCTCCACGCGCCCTGGGAGGGCGTCATCCGCATCGACGGGATGCGGCTGGAGGACATCCCGCGCGGGGCGCTCGCCGCCTCCGTCTCCTTCGTGGACCAGGACGTCTTCCTCTTCGAGGGGACCATCCGCGACAACGTCGCCCTGTGGGACCCCTCCCTCACGGACGAGGCCGTCATCGCGGCGCTGCGCGACGCCGCCGTGTACGACGTGGTGGCCCGCCGCGCCGGCGGCATCCACAGCCGCGTCGAGCAGGACGGCCGCAACTTCTCCGGAGGGCAGCGCCAGCGCCTGGAGATCGCCCGCGCCCTGGTGCGCCGTCCCAGCGTCCTGGTCCTGGACGAGGTGACCAGCGCCCTGGACGCGGCGACCGAACGGATGGTCATGGACAGCCTGCGCCGCCGCGGCTGCGCCTGCGTGGTCATCGCCCACCGGCTGAGCACGGTGCGCGACAGCGACGAGATCGTCGTACTGGACCGCGGAACGGTCGTGGAACGCGGTCGGCACGAGGAGCTGCTCGCCCGGCAGGGCGCGTACGCCGCACTGGTCAAGGAGCACTGA
- a CDS encoding aldehyde dehydrogenase family protein: protein MSDQPQEKPADVVARLRAAFDTGRTKCLAWRTGQLEALRTLLTERGDELAAALHGDLGKSRAEAYRTEIDFTVREIDHTLEHLAQWLQPQPAPVPERLSPAVAHTVQDPLGVVLVIAPWNYPVQLLLSPVVGALAAGNCVVVKPSELAPATSRAVAGLLPRYLDREAVAVVEGAVAETTDLLAQRFDHIFYTGNGRVGRVVMRAAAENLTPVTLELGGKSPAFVDRGTDLGVVAARLASTKFMNAGQTCVAPDYVLTDPETARELEKALAEAVRAMYGDDPATSPDYGRIINERHFDRLTGLLDSGRVVTGGTHDRADRYIAPTVLAEVAPDSPVMREEIFGPILPVVEVPGLDEAIAFIRDRDKPLALYAFTESDTTRKRLTRETSSGGLTFGLPVAHLTISDLPFGGVGESGMGSYHGRYSLDTFSHRKAVLDKPLN from the coding sequence ATGTCGGACCAGCCCCAGGAAAAGCCCGCGGACGTCGTCGCACGGCTGCGCGCCGCCTTCGACACCGGCCGGACGAAGTGCCTGGCGTGGCGCACCGGCCAGCTCGAAGCGCTACGGACGCTGCTGACCGAGCGGGGTGACGAGCTGGCCGCCGCGCTCCACGGCGACCTCGGCAAGAGCCGCGCGGAGGCCTACCGCACCGAGATCGACTTCACCGTGCGGGAGATCGACCACACCCTGGAGCACCTGGCGCAGTGGCTGCAGCCGCAGCCGGCCCCGGTACCCGAGCGGCTCAGCCCCGCCGTCGCCCACACCGTGCAGGACCCGCTCGGCGTGGTGCTCGTCATCGCCCCCTGGAACTACCCCGTCCAGCTGCTGCTCTCCCCGGTCGTCGGCGCGCTGGCCGCCGGCAACTGCGTCGTCGTCAAACCCAGCGAACTGGCGCCCGCCACCTCCCGCGCCGTCGCCGGTCTCCTGCCGCGCTACCTGGACCGCGAGGCGGTGGCCGTCGTGGAGGGCGCGGTGGCCGAGACCACCGACCTGCTGGCGCAGCGGTTCGACCACATCTTCTACACGGGCAACGGCCGGGTCGGCCGGGTCGTCATGCGGGCCGCCGCCGAGAACCTCACGCCCGTCACGCTCGAACTCGGCGGCAAGTCGCCCGCCTTCGTCGACCGCGGCACGGACCTGGGCGTCGTGGCGGCCCGGCTGGCGTCCACCAAGTTCATGAACGCCGGCCAGACGTGTGTCGCTCCCGACTACGTCCTGACCGACCCCGAGACCGCCAGGGAACTGGAGAAGGCCCTGGCCGAGGCCGTGCGCGCGATGTACGGGGACGACCCCGCGACGTCCCCGGACTACGGCCGGATCATCAACGAGCGGCACTTCGACCGGCTGACGGGCCTGCTCGATTCCGGCCGCGTCGTCACCGGCGGCACCCACGACCGCGCCGACCGCTACATCGCCCCGACGGTCCTGGCGGAGGTGGCGCCCGACTCCCCCGTCATGCGCGAGGAGATCTTCGGCCCGATCCTGCCGGTGGTCGAGGTGCCCGGACTGGACGAGGCCATCGCCTTTATCCGCGACCGGGACAAGCCCCTGGCGCTGTACGCCTTCACCGAATCCGACACCACGCGCAAGCGACTGACCCGGGAGACCTCCTCGGGCGGCCTGACGTTCGGACTGCCCGTGGCCCACCTCACGATCTCCGACCTGCCCTTCGGCGGGGTGGGCGAGAGCGGCATGGGCAGCTACCACGGCCGCTACTCCCTGGACACGTTCAGCCACCGCAAGGCCGTTCTGGACAAGCCCCTGAACTGA
- a CDS encoding NHLP bacteriocin export ABC transporter permease/ATPase subunit, producing MTTTWQTQAAPDPVVAALAAVGSPVDCTGLRSLSLEGPLVLWLVEDGALDLFAVDAALEGHWHFLGRLEEGSLLLGPADGCVHTLVGRPVHGCRLRRIELRELVRPEFAGAGNAQDGSWGWYADHSGYGLPGGTLSPLEEAFALGVGRGLRVLYQAPLESRTSTGPGRDDDVLWMQITPGSVQYGAAYEGHGMAGALLVDGAMWQGMVDQQYRLLYALDRWIEQLEQAHEDRTAAGIEAGEAARTQADRALLASIGRTGRGGRPHRPASDDATLAVCRLVAHDAGITLREPGTAAPGPEGTDPLERIALASRIRTRPVKLAGRWWRENCGPLVARRTEDRSPVALLWRRGGYTAVDPATGIRERVGKAHAAAFEPGAVMLCRPLPDGKPSLAALVRFGIRGTGRDLRSLVLGGLVAVGLGALVPLATGRVLGTYVPQGEGGLIVQSAMALIATSTVSGAFMLLQNISVLRIEGRIEATLQPAVWDRLLRLPVTFFAGRSTGELAGAALGISSIRRAVSGIGAVSVQASAVAAMNLVLLLVYSVPLALVALAMLLVIAAVFLGLGLWQLRYQRRLVKLGNKLGNQAFQTLRGLPKLRVAAAESFAYAAWAREFARTRELQQRIGRIKNAVTVLNAVCLPVCSLVMFMLLAGPARGSMSASGFLTFSTAVTMMLSAVTQLTGALLSAAAVQPMFEEVKPILDASPEVRSSGIRPGTLGGAIEVKNLSYRYADDGPLVLDDVSLSVRPGEFVAIVGASGCGKSTLLRLLIGFDAPASGSVLYDGQDLAALDQAAVRRQCGVVLQNAQPLSGSLLDCIGGAETCSLEEAWEAAARAGLAEDIKAMPMGMHTVLSDGGGTVSGGQRQRLMIAQALLRKPRILFLDEATSALDNAAQRVVIESTRAERCTRIVIAHRLSTIMDADRVIVMSEGRIAQQGAPAELLADTDGPFHDLVRRQVG from the coding sequence GTGACCACCACGTGGCAGACGCAGGCCGCACCCGATCCCGTCGTCGCCGCCCTCGCAGCCGTCGGTTCCCCCGTCGACTGCACGGGCCTGCGCAGCCTCTCCCTGGAGGGCCCGCTCGTGCTGTGGCTCGTGGAGGACGGCGCGCTGGACCTGTTCGCCGTCGACGCCGCACTGGAGGGGCACTGGCACTTCCTGGGCCGGCTGGAGGAAGGGTCCCTGCTGCTGGGCCCGGCCGACGGCTGCGTGCACACCCTGGTCGGCAGGCCCGTGCACGGCTGCCGGCTCCGCCGCATCGAGCTGCGCGAACTCGTGCGCCCCGAGTTCGCGGGCGCGGGAAACGCCCAGGACGGGTCCTGGGGGTGGTACGCCGACCACAGCGGGTACGGCCTGCCCGGCGGGACCCTGAGCCCCCTCGAAGAGGCTTTCGCACTGGGTGTCGGGCGCGGACTGCGCGTCCTGTACCAGGCGCCGCTGGAGAGCCGGACCAGCACCGGCCCGGGCCGTGACGACGACGTCCTGTGGATGCAGATCACCCCCGGCAGCGTGCAGTACGGGGCGGCGTACGAGGGCCACGGCATGGCCGGAGCGCTCCTCGTCGACGGGGCGATGTGGCAGGGCATGGTCGACCAGCAGTACCGGCTGCTGTACGCCCTGGACCGGTGGATCGAGCAACTGGAGCAGGCCCATGAGGACCGCACGGCCGCCGGCATCGAGGCCGGCGAGGCGGCCCGCACCCAGGCGGACCGGGCCCTGCTCGCCTCCATCGGACGCACCGGCAGGGGCGGCCGTCCCCACCGGCCCGCGAGCGACGACGCGACCCTCGCCGTGTGCCGCCTGGTCGCCCACGACGCCGGCATCACGCTCCGCGAACCGGGCACGGCGGCCCCCGGCCCCGAGGGGACGGACCCCCTCGAACGCATCGCGCTCGCCTCGCGGATCCGTACCCGGCCCGTCAAGCTCGCCGGCCGCTGGTGGCGCGAGAACTGCGGGCCCCTGGTGGCCCGCCGCACCGAGGACCGGTCACCGGTCGCGCTGCTGTGGCGGCGCGGCGGATACACCGCCGTCGACCCCGCCACCGGCATCCGCGAACGCGTCGGCAAGGCGCACGCCGCCGCCTTCGAACCCGGCGCCGTGATGCTGTGCCGCCCGCTGCCCGACGGCAAGCCGAGCCTGGCCGCGCTGGTCCGCTTCGGCATCCGCGGGACGGGCCGGGACCTGCGCAGCCTCGTCCTGGGCGGCCTCGTCGCGGTGGGACTGGGGGCGCTCGTGCCACTGGCCACCGGCCGGGTGCTCGGCACGTACGTCCCCCAGGGCGAAGGCGGCCTCATCGTGCAGAGCGCCATGGCGCTCATCGCGACCAGCACCGTGTCGGGCGCCTTCATGCTGCTCCAGAACATCAGCGTGCTGCGCATCGAGGGCCGTATCGAAGCCACCTTGCAGCCCGCCGTGTGGGACCGGCTGCTGCGACTGCCGGTGACCTTCTTCGCCGGCCGCTCCACCGGCGAACTGGCCGGCGCCGCTCTCGGGATCAGCTCCATCCGCCGGGCGGTGTCCGGCATCGGCGCGGTATCCGTGCAGGCGTCCGCCGTCGCCGCGATGAACCTCGTCCTGCTGCTCGTCTACAGCGTGCCGCTGGCGCTGGTGGCGCTCGCCATGCTGCTCGTCATCGCCGCCGTGTTCCTGGGCCTGGGCCTGTGGCAACTGCGCTACCAGCGACGGCTGGTCAAACTCGGCAACAAACTGGGCAACCAGGCGTTCCAGACCCTTCGCGGCCTGCCCAAACTGCGCGTGGCCGCCGCCGAGAGCTTCGCCTACGCCGCCTGGGCGCGGGAGTTCGCCCGGACCCGCGAGCTGCAGCAGCGCATCGGCCGCATCAAGAACGCCGTCACCGTCCTCAACGCGGTGTGCCTGCCGGTGTGTTCCCTCGTGATGTTCATGCTGCTGGCCGGCCCGGCCCGGGGCAGCATGTCCGCGAGCGGGTTCCTCACCTTCAGCACCGCCGTGACGATGATGCTGTCCGCGGTGACGCAGCTGACCGGCGCGCTCCTGTCGGCTGCCGCCGTGCAGCCGATGTTCGAGGAGGTCAAGCCGATCCTGGACGCGAGCCCCGAAGTGCGCAGCTCCGGCATCCGGCCGGGAACGCTCGGCGGCGCCATCGAGGTGAAGAACCTCTCCTACCGGTATGCCGACGACGGTCCGCTCGTCCTCGACGACGTGTCGCTGTCCGTGCGGCCGGGGGAGTTCGTCGCGATCGTCGGTGCCAGCGGCTGCGGCAAGTCGACCCTGCTGCGCCTGCTCATCGGCTTCGACGCGCCCGCCTCCGGCAGCGTGCTCTACGACGGCCAGGACCTGGCGGCGCTCGACCAGGCGGCCGTACGCCGCCAGTGCGGTGTCGTCCTGCAGAACGCCCAGCCGCTGTCCGGCTCCCTCCTCGACTGCATCGGCGGCGCCGAGACGTGTTCGCTGGAGGAGGCGTGGGAGGCGGCAGCGCGGGCGGGCCTGGCCGAGGACATCAAGGCCATGCCGATGGGCATGCACACGGTGCTCTCCGACGGCGGCGGCACCGTCTCCGGCGGCCAGCGCCAACGGCTGATGATCGCCCAGGCCCTCCTGCGCAAACCGCGCATCCTCTTCCTGGACGAGGCCACCAGCGCGCTCGACAACGCGGCCCAGAGGGTGGTGATCGAGTCCACGCGCGCCGAGCGCTGCACCCGCATCGTGATCGCCCACCGGCTGTCCACGATCATGGACGCCGACCGGGTGATCGTGATGTCCGAGGGGCGGATCGCCCAGCAGGGCGCGCCCGCGGAACTCCTCGCCGACACGGACGGCCCGTTCCACGACCTGGTGCGCCGCCAGGTCGGCTGA